The Micromonas commoda chromosome 16, complete sequence genome has a window encoding:
- a CDS encoding predicted protein, producing the protein MSCYPSSTQRRHWTLSADEIARRRSEARARAIDAANEARAARVGGAPFGEAPTIDPPTPDEEALLRRYYEVKIQKVCQAFSLPTKVRATAVALFKRFLTRTSPLDRSHSLKVTMLTSIYVACKVEENYVSAEEIGKGMQEDHNKVLAAELSILAGLEFQLVTYSPYRAVDALAREMIDPKPSDGLAPRARAVCDAIMLTDAPLTFPPGVLALAALRAAAAESDTDAAAVNALLDRLGSGDLSDKMSDKMEGTSRGVDLAAELDEVAAALATRGGEPDEDAVRGVDKKLRAWHRALAASGRAGAGDGGGGDGDGDAREGKRRKSAADERRRKEDAALDGP; encoded by the coding sequence aTGTCGTGTTATCCCTCCTCCACGCAGAGGCGTCACTGGACCCTGTCCGCTGACGAgatcgcgcgccgtcgctccgaggctcgcgcgagggcgatcgacgccgcgaacgaggcgcgcgcggcgagggtcggcggcgccccgttCGGGGAGGCCCCGACGATCGATCCGCCCACCCCGGACGAGGAAGCCCTCCTCCGGCGGTACTACGAGGTCAAGATCCAGAAGGTGTGCCAGGCCTTCTCGCTCCCGACGAAGGTGCGggccaccgcggtggcgctcttCAAGCGATTCCTCACGCGGACGTCCCCGCTCGACCGATCGCACAGCCTGAAGGTCACCATGCTCACCTCCATATACGTCGCGTGCAAGGTGGAGGAGAACTACGTCagcgccgaggagatcggCAAGGGCATGCAGGAGGACCACAacaaggtgctcgccgcggagctctcCATCCTCGCGGGCCTCGAGTTCCAGCTCGTCACCTACTCCCCGTACagagccgtcgacgccctggcGCGAGAGATGATCGATCCCAAACCCTCCGACggcctcgccccgcgcgcgcgcgccgtgtgCGACGCCATCATGCTCACGGACGCGCCCCTCACCTTCCCGCcgggcgtcctcgcgctcgccgctttgagagccgccgccgccgagtcggacacggacgccgccgcggtgaacgcgctgCTCGACCGCCTTGGATCGGGCGACCTGTCCGACAAAATGTCCGACAAAATGGaagggacgtcgcgcggggtggacctcgcggcggagctcgacgaggtggcggcggcgctcgcgacgcggggcggcgaaccggacgaggacgcggttCGCGGGGTTGATAAAAAACTTCGCGCGTGGCAccgggcgctggcggcgtcggggcgtgcgggggccggggacgggggcgggggcgacggggacggggacgcgagggaggggaagcggcggaagagcgccgcggacgagaggAGGCggaaggaggacgcggctCTGGACGGACCCTGA
- a CDS encoding predicted protein: MAKKKKLSAEEKAAKAAEKAAKEEEKRRKAEERARREEEARLAREAEDREFEREEAERVAAEDATLAPTREESAGFHARRDAALARRSLNARDEYEWERTARCVSTPDPRDGRAFDEWVHVVDATPPLPFADAFELMETCESVAGECEAYRAWAAEDGDDDLRAALIIRKRVARRLAETVADKATASCLDRANEHQDEETGYVGYVADFNGLGEWCALWANHVKNPRKKTIDFPGSAGEFAAELPKQVLTAAVAMRARRTAVDAHSELCANELMAVSGAGILSVDLLSLPPLATTRKGWTVKPRSSLTDAIERVRYPIPRPDDDDDDARGAATPAVRISHVIPPTLALVDPRPRVAWWDESNQKWTEDGVSDVNVDYDTMRLSFSTTVLERFAVVQSRVAMFPYRSWHVRPAPPVSNARASNGSVIISVETNSPALGQTPVEFEVGDGWARLANADELPAPTFVALREMRDVKLPPEALLAELSRRGVHLTPEARDAPFVEIRSNSVAGGGGEGSGTGIATKDPANERVACEDVGIIAPGYFVHSSRWCAREPFGVGDLVVRVAEVRDPYLVDAVDVHKIFANEHDPREWRPDRYDWGMRTLLRNERGCTFVDVKDSYVSLDDSLEVIVRDGRGERVGASAVRARREGRDEALPAPVYYPDARSTLRGDSGRGGRERMDDAAATATATTAETLRLLRVFSFTREREPEPEPEPEPEPELEPQLEPVPEPELDEDGNPVEKPADEDGDVDPDADAAEERAPPPEPNP, encoded by the exons ATG gccaagaagaagaagctgagcgcggaggagaaggccgccaaggctgcggagaaggcggccaaggaggaggagaaacgacgcaaggctgaggagagggccaggcgcgaggaggaggctcgaCTCGCGCGAGAAGCCGAGGATCGCGAGTTCgaacgcgaggaggcggagcgcgtcgccgcggaggacgcgacgctcgcgccgacgcgcgaggagtcCGCGGGGTTCCACGCGCGCAGAGACGCCGCCCTGGCACGTAGATCGCTGAACGCCCGGGACGAGTACGAGTGGGAACGAACGGCGCGATGCGTGTCGACGCCCGATCCCAGGGACGGCCGCGCGTTTGACGAGTgggtccacgtcgtcgacgcgacgccgccgctccctttcgcggacgcgttcgagctcATGGAGACGTGCGAGTCGGTCGCGGGGGAGTGCGAGGCGTAtcgcgcgtgggcggcggaggatggcgacgacgatttacgcgcggcgctgatTATACGAAAGCGGGTGGCGAGGCGGCTGGCGGAGACGGTCGCGGAtaaggcgacggcgtcgtgcctGGACCGCGCGAACGAGCACCAGGACGAAGAGACTGGGTATGTCGGTTACGTCGCCGATTTTAACGGGTTAGGCGAGTGGTGCGCGTTGTGGGCCAACCACGTGAAGAACCCCCGAAAGAAGACGATTGACTTTCCTGGGTCGGCGGGGgagttcgccgccgagctcccaAAGCAggtgctcaccgcggcggtggcgatgcgcgcacgacgtaccgcggtggacgcgcacTCGGAGCTGTGCGCCAACGAGCTGATGGcggtgagcggcgcggggattCTCTCGGTGGACCTTCtctcgctcccgccgctggcgacgacgaggaagggcTGGACCGTCAAGCCGCGGTCGTCACTcaccgacgcgatcgagcgcgtgcgctATCCCATACCTcggcccgacgacgacgacgacgacgctcgagGGGCGGCCACGCCCGCAGTGCGCATCTCGCACGTCATACCGCCCAcgctcgcgctggtggacCCGCGACCGAGGGTGGCGTGGTGGGACGAATCGAACCAAAAGTGGACCGAAGACGGCGTCTCCGACGTGAACGTCGATTACGATACCATGCGCCTCAGCTTCTCCACTACCGTCCTCGAGCGGTTCGCGGTGGTGCAGTCGAGGGTGGCGATGTTTCCGTACCGCTCGTGGCACGTTCGACCCGCACCGCCGGTTTCGAACGCGCGTGCGAGTAACGGGTCGGTGATCATCTCCGTCGAGACAAActcgcccgcgctcggccaAACGCCGGTTGAGTTTGAGGTTGGCGACGGGTGGGCGCGGctggcgaacgcggacgagctGCCCGCCCCGACGTtcgtcgcgctgcgcgagatGCGCGACGTGAAGCTCCcgcccgaggcgctcctcgcggagctgtcgcgccgcggggtgcaCCTGAcgcccgaggctcgcgacgcgcccttTGTGGAAATAAGGTCGAACtcggtcgccggcgggggcggcgagggaagcGGAACCGGGATCGCGACGAAGGACccggcgaacgagcgcgtcgcgtgcgagGACGTCGGGATCATCGCCCCGGGGTACTTCGTGCACTCGAGCCGGtggtgcgcgcgcgagccgttCGGGGTTGGGGATTTGGTAGTCAGGGTTGCGGAGGTTCGCGATCCATACCTGGTGGATGCCGTCGACGTGCACAAGATTTTCGCCAACGAgcacgacccgcgcgagtgGCGACCCGACCGGTACGACTGGGGCATGAGGACGCTGCTGCGGAACGAGCGCGGGTGCACGTTCGTCGACGTCAAGGACTCGTACGTCTCGCTGGACGATTCGCTCGAGGTGATCGTGAGGGACGGtcgaggcgaacgcgtcggcgcgtcggcggttcgcgcgcgccgcgagggtcgagACGAAGCGCTCCCGGCGCCGGTGTATTACCCGGATGCGAGGTCCACGCTCCGCGGGGATAGCGGCAGGGGCGGGCGGGAACggatggacgacgccgccgcgacggcgacggcgacgaccgcggagaCGCTTCGGCTGCTGAGGGTGTTTTCGTTcactcgcgagcgcgaaccGGAACCGGAACCGgaacccgagcccgagccggagCTGGAGCCGCAGCTGGAGCCGGtacccgagcccgagctcgacgaggatggaAACCCCGTCGAGAaacccgcggacgaggacggcgacgtcgacccggACGCAGATGCTGCCGAGGAAcgagccccgccgcccgagccgaACCCGTGA
- a CDS encoding predicted protein — protein MGAGGSSVIDTYTERGFVVGGVEHRGSVFLYQDMTLLWKVKDIAEVTQASLTAAHALRPPPDLLIVGCGARIGALPRETAEFFRDGETAVEVLDTPNAVATYNILVQEGRSVAAAMILPRTEG, from the coding sequence atgggcgcgggcgggtcctcGGTCATCGACACGTACACCGAGCGTGGGTTCGTGGTGGGGGGCGTGGAGCATCGGGGGAGCGTGTTCCTTTACCAGGACATGACGCTGCTGTGGAAGGTAAAGGACATCGCGGAGGTCACGCAGGCGTCGttgaccgccgcgcacgcgctgaGGCCCCCGCCGGACCTGCTCATCGtcggctgcggcgcgcgcatcggGGCGCTTCCCAGGGAGACGGCCGAGTTTTTCAGGGATGGCGAAACCGCGGTGGAGGTTCTGGACACGCCaaacgcggtggcgacgtaCAACATACTGGTCCAGGAGGGGAGgtccgtggcggcggcgatgataCTGCCGCGGACGGAGGGGTAA
- a CDS encoding predicted protein, with protein sequence MATAVTSPLATSLVRRRRSDRRPRITRAPPRAAGDKIGGDYGLFTVDEEVKHDGNIYVIRESLGQGSFGTTYRATTNDGDDIALKVLSFRNMKNWKALELFEREARTLKGLNHPAIPQYVDNFELDTDGDRFFCLAQRIAPGRSLQSLVDGGWRPTEPEVVAIAEQLLEVLGYLSSLRPPVCHRDVKPGNVLLDVETGRVSLVDFGATADAAVTTAMAAEGTTGGGYAQGGSTVVGTFGYCAPELYMGAVTPRSDLYSVGATALFLLSGRAPSTMPSTRLRVDFRGVVQIESARLEATVARLLEPSPEDRFESPGEAVDFLRGDGVYANAKTGESGERRNRGGSKGAMGGRMFTDRRDRARDRGGGDDGSGPGGEMDFDETVAGLYGPIVDGAGIDWGSTAAEAAAARAVNAPSSLAPRRRIRRPAGTRVICERTGRSKLLLVVPPRGLTPGATYIAGFAVAWNSFVAFWTASALASGGGLIFAAFSIPFWLAGKEVATSAFDEIFEASRLEIDAFKFEFTRTATGLVSDGRDGDVQDVSGCRMVVESVNNGEPSVCLELEVGAEPVRFGRGLQRVELDSSSSSDTSDSEDVGWEREFLAKATENALKARMGTGNPDPTALAGGMPGAAAGPGGNKSIGRFFDNQGRFINPAGGFNPSGAPRRIPKEHAQWGDWECEGCGGHNRRHRQSCFTCFVPKPADAKPAVYTTSVGGRARKA encoded by the exons atggccaccgcggtgacgtcgcccctcgcgacgtcgctcgttcggcggcggcggtccgatcgtcgcccgcgcaTCACCcgggcgcctcctcgcgctgccgGGGACAAGATCGGGGGCGACTACGGCCTCTtcaccgtcgacgaggaggtgaaACACGATGGCAACATCTACGTCATCCGCGAGAGCCTCGGCCAGGGAAGCTTCGGCACCACGTACAGGGCCAcgacgaacgacggcgacgacatcgcgcTGAAGGTGCTCAGCTTCCGGAACATGAAGAACTggaaggcgctcgagctgtTCGAGCGGGAGGCCCGCACGCTGAAGGGCCTGAACCACCCGGCCATCCCCCAGTACGTCGACAACTTCGAGCTCGACACCGACGGCGATCGGTTCTTCTGCCTCGCGCAGCGCATCGCGCCGGGCAGGTCGCTCCAGTCCCTCGTGGACGGGGGTTGGAGACCCACGGAACCCGAGGtggtcgccatcgccgagcaGCTCCTGGAGGTCCTCGGATACCTCAGCTCGCTCCGACCGCCGGTGTGCCATCGCGACGTCAAGCCGGGAaacgtcctcctcgacgtggaAACTGGTCGCGTGTCGCTGGTGGACTTTGGCgcaaccgccgacgccgccgtgaccaccgcgatggccgcggagggaaccacgggcggcgggtacGCGCAGGGGGGATccaccgtcgtcggcaccTTTGGATACTGCGCGCCGGAGCTCTACatgggcgcggtgacgccgcggTCCGATCTCTACTccgtcggcgccaccgcTCTCTTCCTGCTCTCGGGCAGGGCGCCGTCCACCATGCCGTCCACCAGGCTCAGGGTGGActtccgcggcgtcgtacaGATcgagagcgcgaggctggagGCGACCGTGGCGAGGCTGCtggagccgtcgccggaggacAGGTTCGAGTCGCccggcgaggcggtcgaCTTTTTACGAGGCGACGGAGTTTACGCAAACGCGAAAACGGGGGAAAGTGGAGAACGACGCAACCGAGGGGGTTCGaagggcgcgatgggcgggaGGATGTTCACCGACCGACGCGACCGAGCCcgagaccgcggcggcggcgacgacgggtccggGCCGGGCGGGGAGATGGACTTTGACGAGACAGTCGCGGGCCTCTACGGGCCAATCGTCGACGGAGCCGGGATCGATTGGGgatcgaccgcggcggaggccgccgccgctcgcgccgtcaaCGCCCCGTCCTCCCTCGCTCCGAGACGACGGATCCGACgaccggcggggacgcgcgtgaTCTGCGAGCGCACGGGCCGATCCAAACTGCTCCTGGTCGTGCCCCCGCGGGGCCTGACCCCGGGCGCCACGTACATAGCCGGGTTCGCGGTGGCTTGGAACTCGTTCGTGGCGTTttggacggcgagcgcgctggcgTCCGGGGGCGGGTTGATCTTCGCCGCGTTTTCCATCCCGTTCTGGCTCGCGGGCAAGGaggtggcgacgtcggcgttcgACGAGATCTTCGAGGCGTCCAGGCTGGAGATTGACGCTTTCAAGTTTGAGTTTACTCGGACGGCGACTGGGTTGGTGAgcgacggtcgcgacggcgacgtccaggaCGTGAGCGGGTGTCGGATGGTCGTCGAGAGCGTGAACAACGGCGAGCCGTCGGTGTGCCTGGAGCTGGAGGTGGGCGCCGAGCCGGTGCGGTTCGGTCGGGGTTTGCAGCGGGTGGAGCTCGA CTCCAGCAGCTCGAGCGACACGAGCGACTCCGAGGATGTGGGATGGGAGCGCGAGTTCCTGGCCAAGGCGACGGAGAACGCGCTGAAGGCGCGGATGGGCACGGGTAACCCGGATCCCACGGCGCTGGCCGGCGGCatgcccggcgcggcggcgggccccgGGGGTAACAAGAGCATAGGCAGGTTCTTCGACAACCAAGGGCGGTTCATCAACCCGGCGGGGGGGTTCAACCcttcgggggcgccgcgacgcatcCCGAAGGAACACGCGCAGTGGGGGGACTGGGAGTGCGAGGGATGCGGCGGGCACAACAGGCGGCACAGGCAGAGCTGCTTCACGTGCTTCGTGCCGAaacccgcggacgccaagcCGGCGGTGTACACAACCTCGGTCGGGGGCAGGGCGAGGAAGGCGTAA
- a CDS encoding predicted protein, producing MSTLRTSLRGSVHMPSDLLGVRVEEERDALLKSPPRRRLAPEPEAPSVPVSDGSPRGARSAPVSSDDTKRTTPSPSKDGGAPSPPPSGEEPRASRDDRPPHVAAQTPDHVGRARAYDELEASASGGLDPASLRDAASKYSIHEQTLVPAPLPYDVPNGVRLLCTAIEGPDGGDDLRDALARACERFIDALPTGWIVHRNPPRSYHSTVFHTGHPTDPRPPRDAYDLAFEVREATQLVGGTTPIAVEVDRVVIASSGVLLALLRHPGGGESPVDGLRARCRRRWPRAPQRQATHVMHVSLCRVLRATPQCDGARWGEVLVRVREVSVELAGMRAQLGTVWHVQEKMQMTCGDEEAGCVVKRLRLGKDLK from the coding sequence ATGTCAACTCTGAGAACCTCACTCCGCGGGAGCGTCCACATGCCGTCCGACCTGCTCGGCGTGcgggtcgaggaggagcgcgacgcgctcctcaaGTCCCCACCCAGGCGTAggctcgcgcccgagccggagGCGCCCTCCGTCCCCGTCTCGGACGGAAgcccgcgcggggcccgTTCCGCCCCCGTCTCATCGGACGACACGAagaggacgacgccctcgccgtcgaaggacgggggcgcgccgtcgcccccgccgtccggggaggaaccccgcgcgtcgcgcgacgatcgtCCACCCCACGTCGCGGCTCAGACGCCCGACCACGTCGGCAGGGCCAGGGCGTACgatgagctcgaggcgagcgcgagcggcggcctggacccggcgtcgttacgcgacgccgcgtccaagtACTCCATCCACGAACAAACCCtggtccccgcgccgcttccGTACGACGTTCCGAACGGCGTGAGGCTCCTGTGCACCGCCATCGAGGgtcccgacggcggcgacgacctgcgcgacgccctcgcgcgcgcgtgcgagcgctTCATCGACGCCCTTCCCACCGGCTGGATCGTCCACCGcaacccgccgcggtcgtacCACTCCACGGTGTTTCACACCGGGCACCCGACCGATCCGAGGCCCCCGCGAGACGCGTACGACCTCGCGTTCGAGGTGAGGGAGGCGACGCAGCTCGTGGGTGGAACGACGCCGATTGCGGTGGAGGTTGACCGGGTGGTCATCGCGTCTTCGGgcgtgctcctcgcgctgtTGCGGCACCCGGGGGGTGGGGAATCGCCCGTCGATGGGCTGAGGGCGAggtgccggcggcggtggcccaGGGCGCCGCAGAGGCAGGCGACGCACGTGATGCACGTGTCGCTGTGCCGGGTgctgcgcgcgacgccgcagtgcgacggggcgcgatgGGGGGAGGTGCTGGTACGGGTGCGGGAGGTCTCCGTGGAGTTGGCGGGGATGAGGGCGCAGCTCGGGACGGTGTGGCACGTGCAGGAGAAGATGCAGATGACgtgcggggacgaggaggccggGTGCGTGGTCAAGAGGCTCAGGCTCGGGAAGGACCTGAAGTGA
- a CDS encoding predicted protein → MRAIDEVFGYTHATAVQDQTLPPILKGLDVLARAKTGSGKTIAFLVPSIETLLRSPAGRAGDVSVLVLSPTRELASQIHEESLKLLKFHALKSQVVFGGTNIKSERSRMNSQRCDFLVATPGRLIDHFETSGLQPRCQNLKVLVLDEADQLLEMGFKPSIDKILGFIPRQRQTLLFSATVPNQVKQIAANALRPGYAYVDCVGEEDSATNTQVTQWLTMAPLDDHLPLLVQLVNMHQAQNPVEHKVICFFPTARATQLAAELFQALGKPVTEIHSRKSQGHRTKAADAFREAKCGVMMSSDVSARGLDYPDVTLVVQVGLPSSREQYIHRLGRTARAGKTGEGLLLLAPHEEFFTRQLKDLPITPAPASVDPDVLNAVNNALRRVDVRTKEQAYVAWLGFYNSSTGKMGWDKKRLVDEGNRYALEVLQCPGLPGILKKTVGMMGLKGVPGLNLVSELPGQGGGGRGGGGRGGGGGRFGGGGRGGRR, encoded by the coding sequence atgcgcgcgatcgacgaggtGTTCGGGTacacgcacgccaccgcggtgcaGGACCAGACCTTGCCGCCCATCCTCAagggcctcgacgtcctcgcgcgcgccaagacGGGATCCGGCAAGACGATCGCCTTCCTCGTCCCGTCCATCGAGACGTTGCTTCGATCGCCCGCGGGCCGGGCGGGCGACGTCTCCGTGCTCGTCCTCTCCCCGACGAGagagctcgcgtcgcagatCCACGAGGAATCGCTCAAGCTGCTCAAGTTCCACGCGCTCAAGTCGCAGGTGGTGTTCGGCGGGACGAACATCAAGTCGGAGCGCTCGAGGATGAACTCGCAGCGGTGCGacttcctcgtcgccacccccggACGTCTCATCGACCACTTCGAGACGTCCGGGCTCCAGCCGAGGTGCCAAAACCTCAAGGTGCtggtgctcgacgaggcggaccaGCTGCTGGAGATGGGGTTCAAGCCCTCCATCGACAAGATCCTGGGGTTCATCCCGCGCCAACGCCAGACGCTGCTCTTCTCCGCCACGGTTCCCAACCAGGTGAAGCAgatcgccgccaacgcgcttCGACCGGGGTACGCGTACGTGGActgcgtcggcgaggaggactcCGCGACCAACACCCAGGTCACCCAGTGGCTCACGATGGCGCCCCTGGACGACCACCTCCCGCTGCTCGTGCAGCTGGTGAACATGCATCAGGCGCAAAACCCGGTGGAGCACAAGGTGATCTGCTTCTTCCCAACCGCCAGGGCGacgcagctcgccgcggagctcttCCAGGCGCTTGGCAAGCCGGTGACGGAGATCCACTCGCGGAAGTCGCAGGGACACCGcaccaaggcggcggacgcgtttCGCGAGGCCAAGTGCGGGGTGATGATGTCATCCGACGTCTCCGCCCGCGGTTTGGACTACCCCGAcgtcaccctcgtcgtccaggttGGTCTCCCGTCGAGCAGAGAGCAGTACATCCACAGGCTGGgtcgaaccgcgcgcgccggtaAGACGGGCGAGGGCCTCCTCTTGCTCGCCCCGCACGAGGAGTTCTTCACCAGACAACTCAAAGACCTTCCCAtcacccccgcccccgcgagcgtGGACCCGGACGTGCTGAACGCGGTGAACAACGCGTTGAGGAGGGTCGACGTCCGGACGAAGGAGCAGGCGTACGTGGCGTGGCTCGGCTTTTACAACTCATCCACCGGCAAGATGGGCTGGGACAAGAAGAggctcgtggacgagggaAACCGGTACGCGCTGGAGGTGCTCCAGTGCCCGGGGCTGCCGGGTATCCTCAAGAAGACGGTGGGCATGATGGGGCTCAAGGGCGTTCCCGGGCTGAACCTCGTCTCCGAGCTGCcgggccagggcggcggcggcaggggcggcggcggccgcggcggaggcggcgggcgcttcggcggcggcgggcgcgggggaaggcgctga
- a CDS encoding predicted protein, which produces MGVTVVTAAFGSVPRVGIAGVDARTRRRGPRGVARVAPFPFPTHRNRREASSSSSSSSPRATRAPPACSAGPRPPGSDARPGWRVALTTMPATRPTLGVSFWPDFAYDASGATTLGVVTDKKGPVLHLDFDVSTFEGPPVCGRTTTVLGVPLPPGIRIDIVPISLRGFLDTSTGECRLDFDARFKGSIFGEGFIALPPMTVRSPLTTDATRGARRSATGSRFGTVPPPKQEAGGSPARGGVTMNSVALDVCAGGKAGDLAELVAVASVPRVTGPWDWLMNALLQLPADALAVLPCRLRTWDPSEPLNAAGENASNASDAERLVVRALDDRFEIHAHRRRTRPTVTGEQTTMAMLTFGAATFVEESHQLVL; this is translated from the coding sequence ATGGGCGTCacggtcgtcaccgcggccTTCGGGtccgtcccgcgcgtcggtATCGCCGGTGTGGAcgcgcgaacccgacgaAGAGGTCCCCGAGgagtcgcccgcgtcgcgcccttccCCTTCCCGACACATCGAAACCGTCGAGaggcatcgtcgtcgtcgtcatcgtcgtctccgcgggcgacacgcgcgccgcccgcgtgctCCGCCGGCCCGCGTCCTCCCGGGTccgacgcgcgtcccggATGGAGGGTCGCGCTCACGACcatgcccgcgacgcgcccgacccTCGGCGTATCGTTCTGGCCGGACTTCGCCTACGACGCGAGTGGCGCCACCACGCTCGGGGTGGTGACGGATAAAAAAGGCCCCGTGCTTCACCTCGACTTCGACGTGTCGACGTTCGAGGGACCGCCGGTGTGCGGCCGAACAACCACCGTGCTCGGCGTTCCCTTGCCCCCCGGGATCCGGATCGACATCGTCCCGATATCGCTCCGGGGCTTCCTGGACACGTCCACCGGGGAGTGCCGGCTGGACTTCGATGCGCGGTTCAAAGGGTCCATTTTCGGAGAAGGGTTCATCGCGCTCCCGCCGATGACAGTGAGGAGCCCGctgacgacggacgcgacgcggggcgcgcgcaggagcgcgacggggtccCGTTTCGGCACCGTGCCCCCGCCGAAGCAGGAGGCTGGAGGGAGCCCGGCGAGGGGAGGAGTGACAATGAACAGCGTGGCGCTCGACGTGTGCGCGGGGGGTAAGGCTGgggacctcgccgagctcgtcgccgtggcgtcggtgccgagggtgACCGGGCCGTGGGACTGGCTCATGAACGCGCTGCTCCAGctccccgcggacgccctcgcggtgttGCCGTGCAGGCTGCGGACGTGGGACCCGAGCGAGCCGTTAAACGCGGCTGGGGAGAACGCGTCGAATGCGTCGGATGCGGAGCGGTTGGTGGTTCGGGCTCTGGACGACAGGTTCGAGATACAcgcgcaccggcggcggaccaggccgacggtgacggggGAGCagacgacgatggcgatgCTCACGTTCggagcggcgacgttcgTGGAGGAGTCGCACCAGCTCGTGCTGTGA
- a CDS encoding predicted protein, which produces MLSARYADAVRRAADDPFVPYENANGIVNLAECSTTLTNRGGTPGGGGWDDPPEGTPEELTRATIAELGTLFGQGGVEANAVTGPGLGPGFVRLRLAQFQDDPCSWDAEAELWESMVETYGVLLRPGAIGFDCIDDGDASPPPESEPGIFLACVAGRSEEALLTGMDRLRTQLLQRKFLHGRW; this is translated from the coding sequence ATGCTCTCGGCGCggtacgcggacgcggtgagacgcgcggcggacgacccGTTCGTCCCGTACGAGAACGCCAACGGCATCGTCAACCTGGCGGAGTGCTCCACGACGCTGACGAATCGCGGTGGGACGCCCGGCGGGGGGGGCTGGGACGACCCGCCCGAGGGCACCCCCGAGGAGCTGACGCGCGCCaccatcgccgagctcggcacGTTGTTCGGTCAGGGGGGCGTggaggcgaacgcggtgaCCGGGCCGGGGCTCGGCCCGGGGTTCGTGCGCCTGCGTCTGGCGCAGTTCCAGGACGACCCGTGCTCGTGGGAtgccgaggctgagctgTGGGAGAGCATGGTGGAGACGTACGGCGTGCTGCTGcgacccggcgcgatcggATTCGACTgcatcgacgacggggacgcgtcACCACCGCCCGAGTCGGAACCCGGGATCTTCctggcgtgcgtcgcggggcggAGCGAGGAGGCACTGCTGACGGGGATGGACAGGCTGCGAACACAGCTGTTGCAGCGGAAGTTCCTCCACGGGCGGTGGTGA
- the CNX7 gene encoding molybdopterin synthase, small subunit CNX7 (Part of an enzyme involved in molybdopterin synthesis, the large subunit is on chromosome 10.) has product MVRVQVLYFARAREATGGVTEESFEVEGAAADTDALRAALVAKHPSLQSVLESCVLAVNQEYATGNTALSEGCEVAIIPPISGG; this is encoded by the coding sequence ATGGTAAGGGTTCAGGTGTTGtacttcgcgcgcgcgagggaggcgacggggggcgTGACGGAGGAATCGTTCGAGGTTGAAGGGGCGGCCGCCGACACCGACGCTCTGAgggccgcgctcgtcgcgaagcACCCGTCGCTCCAGTCGGTGCTCGAGTCGTGCGTGCTGGCGGTGAACCAAGAGTATGCCACGGGAAACACCGCGCTGAGCGAGGGGTGCGAGGTGGCCATCATCCCCCCCATCAGCGGAGGCTGA
- a CDS encoding predicted protein codes for DLVRTARQCAYNFVFYGPAQHFWYGALAGFFPTNAAAGLAANFRPFAAKVFLNQAVLGPVVVTTFFAWTFALQGKMSEYPEKIRRDALPTLKRGWAFWVPAASVNFAVVPLRFQVLYMSCCSIVWNYILSTAAGKN; via the coding sequence GACCTGGTCCGCACCGCCAGGCAGTGCGCGTACAACTTCGTCTTCTACGGCCCCGCGCAGCACTTCTGgtacggcgcgctcgcgggtttcttcccgacgaacgccgccgccgggctcgccgccaacTTCCGCCCGTTCGCCGCCAAGGTGTTCCTCAACCAGGCGGTCCTCGGCCCAGTCGTCGTCACCACGTTCTTCGCGTGGACCTTCGCGCTGCAGGGTAAGATGTCGGAGTACCCGGAGAAGATTCGGCGAGACGCGCTGCCGACGCTCAAGCGGGGGTGGGCGTTCTgggtgcccgcggcgtcggtcaACTTCGCGGTGGTGCCCCTGCGGTTCCAGGTGCTGTACATGAGCTGCTGCTCGATCGTGTGGAACTACATCttgagcacggcggcggggaaaAATAA